In the Brevinematales bacterium genome, one interval contains:
- the truA gene encoding tRNA pseudouridine(38-40) synthase TruA produces MGTLHQECRNIKIVLSYDGSLYNGWQKQKNTPNTIQEILEKHISKILKENVKVIGSGRTDAKAHSLRQVANFKTSNFSIPADRFKPILNGLLPESIRIISSEEVNLNFNARYSAKFRKYIYLIFLGDEKLYPFLRNYAYIPNRKDYNIEFMSNIAKELVGKHDFSIISSKREYKTTTRFVKKIRIFKMKDFLVFSIVADGFMYNMARGIVSSIMEAERNNDPTYIPRLLEGKIKNKPSLIPANGLYLHRVYY; encoded by the coding sequence ATGGGTACATTACACCAGGAATGTAGGAATATAAAAATCGTACTATCTTATGACGGTAGCTTATATAACGGATGGCAAAAACAAAAAAACACTCCTAATACAATACAAGAAATCCTAGAGAAACACATCTCAAAAATCTTAAAAGAAAATGTAAAAGTAATTGGGTCAGGCAGAACAGATGCAAAAGCACATTCACTAAGGCAAGTAGCAAACTTCAAAACATCAAATTTTTCTATACCTGCAGATAGATTCAAACCGATACTCAACGGATTACTACCAGAAAGTATAAGAATAATTTCCTCCGAAGAAGTAAACCTTAACTTCAACGCAAGATACTCAGCAAAATTTAGAAAATATATCTACCTAATTTTCCTAGGTGATGAAAAACTTTACCCATTCTTGAGAAACTACGCATATATCCCAAATAGAAAAGACTATAACATTGAGTTCATGTCAAATATTGCCAAAGAATTAGTAGGAAAACATGATTTTTCAATAATATCATCAAAAAGAGAATACAAAACTACTACCAGGTTTGTGAAAAAGATAAGGATATTTAAAATGAAAGATTTCCTGGTCTTTTCAATAGTTGCTGACGGATTTATGTATAACATGGCTAGAGGAATTGTATCTTCAATAATGGAAGCCGAAAGAAATAATGATCCTACATATATCCCAAGATTGCTTGAAGGTAAAATAAAAAACAAACCTTCCCTCATACCAGCAAATGGATTATATCTCCATAGAGTCTACTATTAG
- the trpB gene encoding tryptophan synthase subunit beta gives MKRRGWFGEFGGKYIPEVLYPVVAELEEAYYSIGRTKEFRRELEYLLRNYAGRPTPLYFAENLTDYLGGAKIYLKREDLLHTGAHKINNALGQVLLAKKMGKTRIIAETGAGQHGVATATACALLGLDCVIYMGKIDVERQKPNVFRMKLLGAEVVPVEKGSQTLKDAINEAMRDWIQNVNNTLYVIGSVVGPHPYPTMVRDFQSVIGRETLSQIKKAEGKLPDFVVACVGGGSNAMGIFYPFIKYSNVKLVGVEAGGIGDSMGQHASTLSFGRIGILHGAKSYLLFDENGQVIETHSVSAGLDYPGVGPEHAYLKSIGRAEYTYVRDSEALEGVKILSRKEGIIPALEPAHAIFYATRLAPSLPKSSVIVVNLSGRGDKDLSIIMENISY, from the coding sequence ATGAAAAGGCGTGGATGGTTTGGTGAATTTGGTGGGAAATACATTCCTGAGGTTTTGTATCCTGTTGTAGCGGAACTTGAAGAGGCTTATTACAGTATAGGAAGAACAAAAGAGTTTCGTAGAGAACTTGAGTATCTTTTAAGGAACTACGCTGGTAGACCTACACCTTTGTATTTTGCTGAGAATTTGACAGATTATCTTGGTGGTGCTAAGATATACTTGAAGAGAGAGGATTTATTACATACAGGAGCGCATAAGATAAACAATGCTTTAGGACAAGTTTTGCTTGCTAAGAAAATGGGTAAGACTAGGATTATTGCGGAAACGGGTGCAGGCCAGCATGGAGTTGCTACTGCTACTGCTTGTGCTCTTCTAGGTCTTGATTGTGTTATATACATGGGCAAAATAGACGTTGAAAGACAGAAACCAAATGTATTTCGTATGAAGCTTTTGGGTGCTGAGGTTGTACCTGTTGAGAAAGGAAGTCAGACGTTAAAAGATGCTATAAACGAGGCAATGAGAGATTGGATTCAGAATGTGAATAATACTCTTTACGTCATTGGTTCTGTTGTGGGTCCTCATCCTTATCCTACTATGGTTAGAGATTTTCAATCTGTAATAGGTAGAGAAACATTATCTCAGATTAAGAAAGCGGAAGGTAAGTTACCTGACTTTGTGGTTGCTTGTGTAGGTGGTGGTAGTAATGCTATGGGAATATTTTATCCTTTTATAAAGTATAGTAATGTCAAACTTGTAGGAGTTGAAGCTGGGGGAATTGGAGATAGTATGGGACAACACGCATCAACTCTTTCATTTGGTAGGATAGGGATATTACATGGTGCAAAATCTTACCTTTTGTTTGATGAGAATGGGCAAGTTATCGAAACTCATTCTGTATCGGCAGGATTGGATTATCCTGGAGTAGGACCTGAACACGCATACTTGAAATCTATAGGTAGAGCAGAGTATACCTATGTTAGAGATAGTGAAGCACTTGAAGGTGTTAAAATATTGTCTCGAAAAGAAGGTATCATCCCTGCTCTTGAGCCAGCACATGCGATATTTTATGCTACTAGATTAGCACCTTCCTTACCAAAAAGCAGTGTAATAGTTGTAAATCTTTCAGGTAGAGGAGATAAAGATTTATCCATAATCATGGAAAACATAAGCTATTAA
- a CDS encoding tetratricopeptide repeat protein has protein sequence MVVTKTDKVKLLAYYKKGLELYKSMKFSEALDYFKECLKIDPKDGPSKVYVERCNEYIQNPPPNDWDGVYEMKTK, from the coding sequence ATGGTAGTAACAAAAACAGACAAAGTTAAATTACTTGCATACTACAAGAAAGGATTAGAACTCTACAAAAGTATGAAATTTTCTGAAGCTTTAGATTATTTTAAAGAATGCCTTAAGATAGACCCTAAAGATGGACCTTCAAAAGTATATGTTGAAAGGTGTAATGAGTACATACAAAATCCACCCCCAAATGATTGGGATGGTGTTTACGAAATGAAAACTAAATAA
- a CDS encoding polymer-forming cytoskeletal protein, with product MILKIPYSIDDFIVKTVMKNDITSEGEIKFSTSLRLDCNFKGNIISENGFVIISPSSTVQGNITAGTIMIAGKVIGDLTATKKVELFSGAEVIGNIKSPRFRMEDDVRFEGECDIFYEDEEQKEAQNA from the coding sequence ATGATACTAAAGATACCATACAGCATTGATGATTTCATAGTTAAAACTGTTATGAAAAACGATATAACATCAGAAGGAGAGATAAAGTTTTCAACATCGCTAAGACTCGATTGTAACTTTAAGGGTAACATAATCTCAGAAAACGGTTTTGTCATAATCTCACCATCATCCACCGTACAAGGCAATATAACCGCAGGAACAATAATGATAGCAGGTAAAGTAATAGGAGATTTAACAGCAACTAAAAAAGTGGAATTATTCAGCGGTGCTGAAGTTATAGGCAATATAAAATCACCTAGATTTAGAATGGAAGATGATGTTAGGTTTGAAGGAGAATGTGATATCTTTTACGAAGATGAAGAACAAAAGGAGGCACAAAATGCGTAA
- the lptC gene encoding LPS export ABC transporter periplasmic protein LptC: MWKYLLVKIPFLSLLILGCYYDIEPPIIKVEPKVGTNNVLLVSKEFKYLGTDIKRNTKSWELISERSVVYKNNEVELENINIKFFKEGRIVSELKGNKGKLFSKQNKAEVYGNVTLQNYENKTTIYTSRLIWDANTRTIYNSRQDKTTIVSSEGTLKGTGLRTTPEVYPLELENVEAVIQ, from the coding sequence ATGTGGAAATACTTGTTAGTAAAAATACCTTTTCTATCGCTACTAATATTAGGGTGTTATTATGATATTGAACCACCTATAATAAAAGTAGAACCTAAAGTAGGAACAAATAATGTACTTCTAGTATCAAAAGAGTTTAAATATCTAGGTACAGATATCAAACGAAACACAAAGTCTTGGGAGTTAATATCTGAAAGATCTGTAGTATACAAAAATAACGAAGTTGAACTTGAGAATATCAATATAAAGTTTTTCAAAGAAGGTAGAATAGTTTCTGAACTTAAAGGAAATAAGGGAAAACTTTTTTCAAAACAAAACAAGGCAGAAGTGTACGGGAATGTAACATTACAAAACTATGAAAACAAAACAACCATATACACATCTAGACTTATATGGGATGCAAACACAAGAACTATCTACAATTCGAGACAAGACAAAACTACAATAGTATCATCCGAAGGTACACTAAAAGGAACTGGATTAAGAACAACTCCTGAAGTATACCCTTTAGAACTTGAAAACGTAGAAGCAGTAATTCAATAA
- a CDS encoding CNNM domain-containing protein, producing the protein MTFEYFILLAIITAFLSALSSGFEAMFIALNIYDISKINMPSKKYKLVEFIVINKRIFIFIFLFLNTIWNVIFSISIFEIVKSFNIPDIVSGIISVTFITPFLFIFSEVLPKAIFRKYKEKIIIYTYPILLPFALIGKLIFRKKSEDVLSLENIISTIQNEFEYGEYSIITEILKNLSNIEDITVKEISIPINQVGVIQTDAKLPEIVENFGGRNYVIVVDKINPVGYITIEDILRLDDMSRFNVKNLLRKPSIIVYENTLLTKLIKDFNIDLKEIIFVINDMGLVVGIISYKEILNTMLNTITEIDRKEKTTKSFIAKGDDKLQTVLEKIGKNPEKLYQEYTWLKNINTLNGFIISINNFLPIAGERIKFEDITFEVLDVSGYKINRVRIHL; encoded by the coding sequence ATGACGTTTGAATATTTTATACTACTCGCAATAATAACTGCCTTCTTAAGTGCTTTAAGCTCAGGATTTGAAGCAATGTTTATAGCACTTAATATATACGACATATCAAAAATAAACATGCCATCCAAAAAATATAAATTAGTCGAGTTTATTGTTATAAACAAAAGAATATTCATTTTTATTTTCTTATTTCTAAACACTATATGGAATGTAATATTCTCAATATCAATATTCGAAATCGTAAAAAGCTTCAACATACCAGATATCGTATCTGGAATAATATCAGTTACCTTTATAACACCATTTTTGTTTATATTCTCAGAAGTTCTACCTAAAGCAATATTCAGAAAGTACAAAGAAAAGATAATAATATATACATATCCAATACTCCTACCTTTCGCACTAATAGGTAAGCTAATTTTCAGAAAGAAATCCGAAGATGTGCTCTCTTTAGAAAATATAATATCAACAATACAAAACGAATTTGAATACGGAGAATACTCAATAATAACAGAAATATTAAAAAACCTTTCAAACATTGAAGACATAACAGTAAAAGAAATCTCAATACCTATAAATCAAGTTGGGGTTATCCAAACCGATGCAAAACTACCAGAAATTGTAGAAAATTTTGGCGGTAGAAACTATGTAATAGTAGTAGATAAAATAAATCCTGTAGGGTATATAACTATAGAAGATATACTAAGACTAGATGATATGAGCAGATTCAACGTAAAAAACCTTTTGAGAAAACCATCAATAATAGTATATGAAAATACTCTACTAACAAAGCTAATAAAGGATTTCAATATAGACTTAAAGGAAATAATCTTTGTAATAAATGATATGGGGTTAGTAGTTGGAATTATATCCTACAAAGAAATACTCAACACAATGCTAAACACAATTACAGAAATAGATAGAAAAGAAAAAACAACAAAATCATTTATAGCAAAAGGTGATGATAAACTGCAAACAGTACTTGAGAAAATCGGCAAAAATCCAGAAAAGCTTTATCAAGAGTATACATGGTTAAAAAACATAAACACATTAAATGGTTTTATTATATCCATCAACAACTTTTTACCTATTGCCGGAGAGAGAATAAAGTTTGAAGATATAACATTTGAAGTCTTAGACGTATCTGGATATAAAATAAACAGAGTAAGAATACACTTATGA
- a CDS encoding methyltransferase domain-containing protein, which produces MKNYTNKIFSLYTIEELNKFLENDKIILEIGSGNGIFLEYLGKKFVDYSVIGIELDIKRAKKCKNRIQRNSLKNTIILSGDATNILPLFFNNNTVNETYMNFPEPWPRDRNWRNRLYEIGFLSMIDRITKVGGKFHLSTDVEYIYNMTNEIFTKILGNWVFDEVLSLEYKSTFIPTLYYEKWTLEGRNFWWGVWKKQY; this is translated from the coding sequence ATGAAAAACTATACAAATAAAATATTTAGTCTATACACTATAGAAGAATTAAACAAATTCTTAGAAAATGACAAGATAATATTGGAAATTGGTAGCGGTAATGGCATATTTCTAGAGTACTTAGGCAAAAAATTTGTAGACTATTCAGTAATAGGCATTGAACTTGACATTAAAAGGGCAAAAAAATGTAAAAATAGAATCCAAAGAAACAGCCTTAAAAACACTATAATACTTTCTGGTGATGCTACTAATATACTACCTCTATTCTTCAACAACAACACAGTTAATGAAACATACATGAACTTTCCTGAACCTTGGCCTAGAGATAGAAATTGGAGAAACAGACTTTATGAAATTGGCTTTCTAAGTATGATAGATAGAATAACAAAAGTTGGTGGGAAATTTCACCTATCAACAGATGTAGAGTATATTTATAATATGACAAATGAAATATTTACCAAAATACTAGGAAACTGGGTATTTGATGAAGTATTGTCATTAGAGTACAAATCTACATTTATACCTACACTATACTACGAAAAGTGGACTTTAGAAGGTAGAAACTTTTGGTGGGGGGTATGGAAAAAACAATACTAG
- a CDS encoding DUF72 domain-containing protein, translating to MEKTILVGTSGWSYDDWINRFYPQGINKNKFLTFYSTKFNTVEINFSYYRIPNKYILNSIQKNVPNNFIFTAKLHSIFTHQKEFTTPYQEIPMRERDEFLTAFDNMRSKGMIDTFLAQFPQSFHFSNRNLEYVVKLAKAFQYYNIAVEFRSKEWYNKLVFEILSEENITFVSVDEPNISNLPPREFILTNKIGYIRLHSRDSTKWYEGEKSRYDYFYSDDELLEWIEKIKTNQNFEKIYVFFNNCHNGQAAENALRFKEMLSYC from the coding sequence ATGGAAAAAACAATACTAGTAGGAACTTCTGGGTGGAGCTATGATGACTGGATAAACAGATTTTATCCTCAAGGTATTAACAAAAACAAATTTTTGACTTTCTACTCTACAAAATTTAACACAGTTGAAATAAATTTTTCATATTATAGGATACCCAACAAGTATATTTTGAATTCTATACAGAAAAATGTACCAAATAATTTCATATTCACAGCAAAATTACATTCTATATTTACGCATCAAAAAGAATTTACAACCCCATATCAAGAAATACCAATGAGAGAAAGAGATGAATTTCTTACTGCATTTGATAATATGAGATCAAAAGGAATGATCGATACCTTTTTAGCGCAATTTCCACAAAGTTTCCATTTTTCAAACAGAAACTTGGAATATGTTGTAAAATTAGCAAAAGCATTCCAATACTATAACATAGCAGTTGAGTTTAGAAGTAAAGAGTGGTACAATAAACTAGTTTTTGAAATACTATCTGAAGAAAACATAACTTTTGTTAGCGTGGACGAACCCAACATAAGCAACCTTCCACCAAGGGAATTCATCCTAACTAACAAAATAGGATACATAAGACTACATAGTAGAGACTCAACTAAATGGTATGAAGGTGAAAAATCACGATATGATTACTTCTACTCAGATGATGAATTACTTGAATGGATAGAAAAAATAAAAACTAATCAAAACTTTGAAAAGATTTACGTGTTTTTTAACAACTGTCATAACGGACAAGCAGCAGAAAATGCTTTAAGGTTCAAAGAGATGTTATCTTACTGCTAA
- the uvrA gene encoding excinuclease ABC subunit UvrA gives MDYIVIRGAREHNLKNIDLNIPKNKLVVITGLSGSGKSSLAFNTIYAEGERRYLESVSTYARQFLGRMNKPDVDKIEGLSPSISLEQSAGKFNPRSIVATVTEIYDYMRLLFARCGMPTCYVCGRELQKFSIDEIVSRIMNFEGNRVMILAPLVQHRKGTFKHTIEELINRGFTRFVIDGNFVDTDESGIPELEKNVKHNIDVVVDRIKISADSRGRIFDSVDIAVNLSDGSVIIELVDTKEMFFFSDKYMCPEHLVAYTKIEPNLFSFNSPVGACHVCGGLGENYEFDPDLVIPDKSLSILEGAIKPLGKHQFIYWDELRALAKKYNFSLDTPIKDLPPEIVNIILYGSDEEYRVIHSSSKSYWEYTNKWYGIITSLQRRYENVQDDDSREWFLQFMRGKLCGECNGDRLNKFALSVKFLGKNIMELTKLTASSLKEFFVSNQDRLNERIKTITTPIIKEILQRLNFLIDTGLDYITLDRKVSTLSGGELQRIRLATQLGSGLSGIIYVVDEPTIGLHQKDTERLINTLKGLRDLGNTVIVVEHDEDVILSSDYLIDLGPGAGSKGGEVVIAGELYKVIEDKQTKSLTIKYLRGEEKIPVPENRRQPRGFIKIYGLREHNLKNIDVKIPKGCLVCVTGVSGSGKSSFVIDTFYPAIHNRIYKTKVTEGKYDSIEGYEDISRVIMVDQTPIGRTPRSTPATYVGIFGEIRKLFALTKDARAKGYDPSRFSFNVKGGRCESCQGQGIIKVEMNFLPDVYVTCDVCNGTRYNSETLEVRFKGKNIYEVLEMTIDEAYKFFENERSISDKLRTFIDVGLGYLKLGQPATTLSGGEAQRVKIVEELSKKFPGHTLYILDEPTIGLHFDDVKKLVNSLQMLVDKGHTVVVIEHNLDLVKCADYIIDLGPEGGDRGGYIVAEGTPEDIMRNPNSYTGQYLKRHVQRNISSKITSL, from the coding sequence ATGGATTACATAGTTATAAGGGGAGCTAGAGAGCATAATCTCAAGAACATAGATTTAAATATTCCAAAGAATAAACTTGTTGTGATAACAGGCCTTTCGGGATCTGGTAAGTCTTCGCTTGCTTTTAATACTATATATGCTGAGGGGGAGAGAAGATATCTAGAATCTGTTTCAACTTATGCCAGACAATTTTTAGGTAGGATGAATAAACCTGATGTTGATAAGATAGAAGGACTTTCTCCTTCGATATCTCTTGAACAGAGTGCTGGTAAATTTAATCCTAGGTCTATAGTAGCTACGGTTACAGAAATATACGACTATATGAGACTTTTATTTGCTAGATGTGGAATGCCAACTTGTTATGTTTGTGGTAGAGAGTTGCAGAAGTTTTCAATTGACGAAATAGTTTCAAGAATTATGAATTTCGAAGGTAATAGGGTTATGATTTTAGCTCCGTTAGTACAGCATAGGAAAGGAACTTTTAAGCATACTATCGAAGAGCTTATAAACAGAGGATTTACTAGATTTGTTATTGATGGTAACTTTGTTGATACTGATGAAAGTGGAATTCCAGAGCTTGAGAAGAATGTGAAGCATAATATTGATGTTGTTGTAGATAGGATTAAGATTTCTGCTGATAGTAGGGGTAGAATTTTTGATAGTGTTGATATTGCTGTTAATTTATCTGATGGTAGTGTAATAATTGAGTTAGTAGACACAAAGGAAATGTTTTTCTTTTCTGACAAGTATATGTGTCCTGAGCATCTAGTTGCTTATACTAAGATTGAGCCGAATTTATTTTCGTTTAATTCACCAGTAGGAGCTTGTCATGTATGTGGTGGATTGGGAGAAAATTATGAATTTGATCCAGATCTTGTAATACCTGATAAATCTCTTTCTATACTAGAAGGTGCTATAAAGCCTTTAGGGAAGCATCAGTTTATTTATTGGGATGAATTGAGAGCTTTGGCAAAGAAATATAATTTTTCTCTTGATACGCCTATTAAAGATTTGCCTCCTGAAATCGTTAACATAATATTGTATGGTTCTGATGAAGAATATAGAGTAATACATTCTTCAAGCAAGTCTTATTGGGAATACACCAATAAGTGGTATGGTATTATAACTTCGTTACAAAGAAGGTATGAGAATGTACAAGATGATGATTCAAGAGAATGGTTTTTACAATTTATGAGAGGCAAGTTATGTGGTGAATGCAATGGTGATAGGCTTAACAAATTCGCTTTATCTGTGAAATTTTTAGGTAAGAATATTATGGAACTTACCAAACTTACTGCATCTAGCCTAAAGGAGTTTTTTGTATCAAATCAGGATAGGCTAAATGAAAGGATTAAGACTATTACAACACCCATAATAAAGGAGATATTACAACGTCTTAATTTTCTTATAGATACAGGTCTTGATTACATAACTCTTGATAGAAAAGTTTCTACTCTGTCTGGTGGTGAACTTCAAAGAATAAGGCTTGCTACGCAGCTTGGATCTGGTCTTTCGGGAATAATATATGTTGTTGATGAACCTACTATAGGTCTTCATCAAAAGGATACAGAAAGACTTATAAATACACTTAAGGGACTTAGAGATTTGGGTAACACTGTTATAGTTGTAGAGCATGATGAAGATGTGATACTGAGTAGCGATTATCTTATAGATTTGGGACCTGGTGCAGGGAGTAAAGGTGGAGAAGTTGTAATTGCTGGGGAGTTGTATAAAGTGATTGAGGATAAACAAACAAAATCACTCACGATAAAGTATCTGAGAGGTGAAGAAAAAATACCCGTTCCAGAAAATAGAAGACAACCAAGAGGGTTTATAAAAATCTACGGATTAAGGGAGCATAACCTCAAAAATATTGATGTAAAAATACCCAAAGGATGTTTAGTATGTGTTACAGGTGTTTCAGGATCTGGTAAGAGTAGTTTTGTGATTGATACATTCTATCCGGCGATACACAATAGGATTTACAAGACTAAGGTAACAGAGGGTAAATATGACAGTATAGAAGGGTATGAGGATATATCGCGTGTTATTATGGTTGATCAAACACCGATAGGTAGAACACCTAGATCAACTCCTGCTACTTATGTAGGAATATTTGGTGAGATAAGAAAGTTATTTGCACTTACAAAAGATGCTAGAGCTAAAGGTTATGATCCGTCTAGGTTTAGTTTTAATGTCAAAGGTGGTAGGTGTGAGTCTTGTCAGGGTCAAGGTATTATTAAAGTCGAGATGAATTTTTTACCCGATGTGTATGTGACTTGTGATGTGTGTAATGGTACTAGGTATAATTCAGAAACTCTTGAAGTTAGATTTAAAGGAAAGAATATATACGAGGTCCTTGAGATGACTATAGATGAGGCATATAAGTTTTTTGAGAATGAAAGATCGATTTCTGACAAGCTCAGAACTTTCATAGATGTTGGTCTTGGTTACCTTAAACTTGGACAGCCTGCTACTACACTTTCAGGTGGAGAAGCACAGAGAGTTAAAATAGTAGAAGAGCTTTCAAAAAAATTTCCAGGACATACTCTTTACATATTAGATGAACCTACGATAGGATTACATTTCGATGATGTTAAAAAACTAGTAAATTCATTACAGATGCTTGTTGACAAAGGTCATACAGTTGTAGTAATAGAACATAATCTTGATCTTGTTAAATGTGCAGACTATATAATAGACTTAGGTCCTGAGGGAGGTGATAGGGGAGGGTATATTGTTGCTGAAGGTACTCCTGAAGATATTATGAGAAATCCAAATTCTTATACTGGTCAGTATCTGAAAAGACATGTACAACGGAACATTAGCAGTAAGATAACATCTCTTTGA
- a CDS encoding lytic transglycosylase domain-containing protein, with protein MVQNISSIHARIRGIYDRIQEIQKNIYNINSTININPTQKTYNYEIAPFQEKSKPSKTFQEVLNEVLSETRNQDENKINIISKPEESWREIMISNETRENKFDNIIEEASKKYNIPKELIKAVIKAESNFNPIAISPKNAMGLMQLIPSTAKEMGVNNVLDPYENIMGGTKYLRMMLDKFNGNLFLALSAYNAGPDRVIKSNGIPNIEETQEYVDKVIKFYKEYSE; from the coding sequence ATGGTACAAAACATAAGCTCTATTCATGCTAGAATAAGAGGAATATACGATAGAATACAAGAAATACAAAAGAATATATACAACATAAATTCAACAATCAACATAAACCCAACACAAAAAACTTACAACTATGAAATAGCACCATTTCAAGAAAAATCAAAACCATCAAAAACATTCCAAGAAGTACTCAATGAAGTACTCTCTGAAACCAGAAATCAGGATGAAAATAAAATTAATATTATCTCAAAACCTGAAGAATCTTGGAGAGAAATTATGATCTCCAACGAAACAAGAGAAAACAAATTCGACAACATAATAGAAGAAGCATCTAAAAAGTATAACATTCCAAAAGAACTTATAAAAGCAGTCATAAAAGCAGAATCAAACTTTAATCCAATAGCAATATCGCCCAAAAATGCAATGGGATTAATGCAACTTATACCTTCAACAGCGAAAGAAATGGGAGTGAATAATGTGCTTGACCCCTATGAAAACATAATGGGTGGAACAAAATATTTAAGAATGATGTTAGATAAGTTTAATGGAAATCTATTTTTAGCACTTTCAGCCTACAACGCAGGTCCAGATAGAGTAATAAAATCAAATGGTATACCTAACATCGAAGAAACACAAGAATATGTAGACAAAGTTATAAAGTTCTATAAGGAATATTCAGAATAA
- the bcp gene encoding thioredoxin-dependent thiol peroxidase, with the protein MEALLAVGVLAPDFIGITDEGKQVKLSDYRGKYVVLYFYPKNDTPGCTKQACNLRDNMETLASNDVVVIGVSTDSEESHRKFKKKYNLNFTLIADKDKKISSMYGVLGFAGMASRVTFLIDRDGKILYIWDKVNVSKHAEEVMEKLKEFKK; encoded by the coding sequence ATGGAAGCTTTATTAGCTGTAGGTGTGTTAGCTCCTGATTTTATTGGAATTACTGATGAGGGTAAGCAAGTGAAACTTTCTGATTATAGAGGTAAGTATGTTGTTCTTTACTTTTATCCTAAGAATGACACCCCTGGTTGTACCAAGCAAGCTTGTAATTTGAGAGATAATATGGAGACTCTTGCTTCGAATGATGTTGTTGTTATAGGTGTTAGTACTGATTCTGAGGAATCTCACAGAAAGTTTAAGAAGAAGTATAATTTAAATTTTACTTTAATCGCAGATAAAGATAAAAAAATATCTTCTATGTATGGTGTTTTAGGTTTTGCTGGTATGGCTAGTAGAGTAACATTTCTGATAGATAGAGATGGTAAGATATTGTACATATGGGACAAAGTTAATGTTAGTAAACATGCAGAGGAAGTTATGGAAAAGCTCAAAGAATTCAAGAAGTAG